A region from the Gossypium hirsutum isolate 1008001.06 chromosome A08, Gossypium_hirsutum_v2.1, whole genome shotgun sequence genome encodes:
- the LOC107926262 gene encoding xyloglucan endotransglucosylase/hydrolase protein 22, which translates to MKSSLLVSVVISLVIVASAANFNQDIDVTWGDGRGKILENGNLLTLTLDKFSGSGFQSKNQYLFGKIDMNIKLVPGNSAGTVTTYYLRSEGSTWDEIDFEFLGNLSGDPYIVHTNVYTQGKGDKEQQFYLWFDPTKDFHTYSLLWNPQRIIFSVDGTPIREFKNLESKGVAFPKSQPMRVYSSLWNADDWATRGGLVKTDWSQAPFTASYRTFKADACVWSSGKSSCSSTSPSQNSWLSQELDITSQQRLKWVQKNYMIYNYCTDTKRFAMGLPKECTAS; encoded by the exons atgaagagTTCATTGCTAGTATCTGTTGTAATCAGCTTGGTAATAGTTGCTTCAGCCGCCAACTTTAACCAAGACATCGACGTTACTTGGGGAGATGGGAGGGGCAAGATTCTCGAAAACGGAAACCTTCTCACTCTCACCCTCGACAAATTCTCCGGGTCTGGTTTTCAATCCAAGAACCAATATCTGTTTGGGAAGATCGATATGAACATTAAGCTGGTTCCAGGCAACTCTGCTGGCACTGTTACCACTTACTAT CTTCGTTCGGAAGGGTCGACATGGGATGAAATTGACTTCGAATTCTTGGGGAACCTAAGCGGAGACCCATACATAGTCCACACCAATGTATATACACAAGGCAAAGGTGACAAAGAACAGCAGTTCTACCTTTGGTTCGATCCTACCAAAGACTTCCATACCTACTCCCTTCTTTGGAACCCTCAACGTATTAT CTTCTCTGTTGATGGGACACCAATTAGAGAGTTCAAGAACTTGGAATCAAAGGGCGTTGCGTTCCCAAAGAGCCAGCCGATGAGAGTGTATTCGAGTCTTTGGAACGCCGATGATTGGGCCACTCGAGGTGGCCTTGTTAAGACGGATTGGAGCCAAGCTCCATTCACTGCTTCTTACAGGACTTTCAAAGCTGATGCATGTGTCTGGTCTTCCGGTAAATCATCATGTTCCTCCACCTCACCCTCCCAAAATTCATGGCTGTCGCAAGAACTGGATATAACGAGCCAACAAAGGCTCAAATGGGTTCAGAAAAATTATATGATTTACAATTACTGCACCGACACCAAGCGATTTGCTATGGGACTTCCTAAAGAGTGCACTGCTTCTTAA
- the LOC107926260 gene encoding probable 1-deoxy-D-xylulose-5-phosphate synthase 2, chloroplastic — MAMSSSIFTTNFLPLQQSQDERPKCRFSGVAVAQLEPENARKTMVKQSQQTRQVKRFLNFSGEKPSTPILDAINHSIHMKNLSIEELGKLADELREEVVYTVSNTGGHLSSNLGVAELTVALHYVFDTPVDKILWDVGHQSYPHKILTGRRSRMHSIRQTCGLAGFPNREESIHDAFGAGHSSTSISAGLGMAVGRDLLGKNNHVIAVIGDGAMTAGMAYEALNNAGYLDTNLIIILNDNKQVSLPTATVDGPAPPVGALSKALTKLHSNREFHQLREAAKGITKQIGGQTPEIAAKLDSCMRGVVGGSGASLFEELGVYYVGPVDGHNVEDLVYVMNEIKSMPAPGPVLIHVITEKGKGYAPAEVAPDKMYGVVKFDPKSGEQMKSKSATRSYTQYFAESLIAEAEEDDKIVGIHAAMGGGTGLNLFQKQFPDRCFDVGIAEQHAVTFAAGLASEGLKPFCAIYSSFLQRGFDQVVHDVDLQKLPVRFAIDRAGLVGADGPTHCGAFDTTFMACLPNMVVMAPSNETELMQMVATAAAIDDRPSCFRYPRGNGIGSILPPNNKGTPLEIGKGRVLREGSGRVAILGYGTIVQSCVKAAEQLQMHGISATVADARFCKPIDGDLLKQLAQEHEILITVEEGSIGGFSTHVSHFLCLNGLLDGKLKWRPMVLPDRYIDHGSQSDQIEEAGLSSKHIAATVLSLLGITRGSKCII, encoded by the exons ATGGCAATGTCTTCTTCCATTTTTACAACAAATTTTCTTCCTTTGCAGCAATCCCAAGATGAACGTCCCAAG tGTCGATTCAGTGGAGTTGCAGTGGCCCAGTTAGAACCGGAAAATGCAAGAAAGACCATGGTCAAACAAAGTCAACAGACAAGACAAGTGAAAAGATTCCTTAATTTCTCAGGAGAAAAACCGTCTACTCCAATTCTTGATGCCATAAACCATTCCATTCATATGAAGAATCTTTCCATCGag GAGCTTGGGAAGTTAGCTGATGAGCTACGAGAAGAGGTGGTTTACACAGTGTCAAACACTGGTGGGCATCTCAGTTCAAACCTTGGGGTGGCTGAGCTAACAGTGGCACTTCACTATGTTTTCGACACTCCTGTGGATAAAATACTTTGGGATGTTGGGCATCAG TCCTACCCGCATAAGATTTTAACCGGTAGAAGATCGAGGATGCATTCGATTCGACAAACATGTGGATTAGCAGGGTTTCCGAACAGGGAAGAGAGCATTCATGATGCCTTTGGAGCTGGCCATAGTTCTACTAGCATTTCAGCTGGTTTAG GGATGGCAGTTGGAAGAGATCTGTTAGGGAAGAACAATCATGTAATTGCAGTAATAGGTGATGGAGCAATGACTGCTGGAATGGCATATGAAGCACTCAACAATGCTGGTTATCTTGACACTAATCTCATCATCATCTTGAATGATAATAAGCAAGTTTCGTTGCCGACCGCCACGGTCGACGGTCCGGCTCCTCCAGTTGGAGCTCTTAGCAAAGCACTAACAAAGCTTCATTCTAACAGGGAATTTCATCAACTACGCGAGGCTGCAAAG GGTATCACAAAGCAAATCGGTGGGCAAACACCTGAAATCGCCGCGAAACTCGATTCCTGCATGAGAGGAGTAGTCGGTGGTTCGGGGGCTAGCCTGTTTGAAGAATTAGGAGTATACTACGTAGGACCAGTGGATGGTCATAATGTAGAAGACCTTGTTTATGTCATGAACGAAATTAAGTCAATGCCAGCTCCTGGACCTGTTCTCATTCATGTCATTACCGAGAAGGGAAAAGGTTATGCCCCTGCCGAGGTTGCACCAGATAAAATGTATG GGGTTGTGAAATTCGATCCCAAGTCCGGCGAACAAATGAAGAGCAAGTCAGCAACACGATCGTATACTCAGTACTTTGCAGAGTCTTTAATAGCTGAAGCAGAGGAAGATGACAAAATAGTGGGAATCCATGCCGCCATGGGAGGAGGAACCGGGCTTAATTTGTTCCAAAAACAATTCCCGGATCGATGTTTCGATGTCGGTATAGCTGAACAACATGCTGTTACTTTTGCTGCTGGTTTAGCTTCTGAAGGGCTGAAACCGTTTTGTGCCATTTACTCTTCCTTCCTACAAAGAGGATTCGATCAG GTAGTTCATGATGTTGATCTTCAAAAGCTCCCTGTGAGATTTGCAATAGACAGGGCTGGCCTAGTGGGTGCAGATGGACCGACCCATTGCGGTGCGTTCGATACTACTTTTATGGCATGTTTGCCTAATATGGTGGTAATGGCACCTTCAAACGAGACTGAGCTGATGCAAATGGTGGCAACAGCAGCAGCCATTGATGATCGGCCTAGCTGCTTTAGGTACCCCAGAGGCAATGGCATTGGTTCTATTCTCCCACCAAACAACAAAGGAACACCATTAGAG ATTGGGAAGGGAAGAGTACTAAGAGAAGGAAGTGGCAGGGTGGCCATTTTGGGGTATGGAACAATCGTACAAAGTTGTGTGAAAGCAGCTGAACAACTACAAATGCATGGCATCTCCGCAACGGTGGCGGATGCTCGTTTTTGTAAGCCAATCGACGGAGATTTATTGAAACAACTAGCTCAAGAACACGAGATATTAATCACCGTGGAAGAAGGATCAATCGGAGGGTTCAGCACCCACGTCTCACATTTCTTGTGCTTGAATGGACTACTAGATGGCAAGCTTAAG TGGAGGCCAATGGTGCTACCAGATAGATACATTGACCATGGATCTCAAAGTGATCAAATTGAAGAGGCAGGGCTGAGCTCAAAGCATATTGCTGCCACAGTTCTTTCACTACTGGGGATAACTAGGGGAAGCAAATGTATTATATAA
- the LOC121204881 gene encoding uncharacterized protein yields the protein MEKLKEKKAEYEAIVSSDNSVNLENIDNRIITEVLGPEKYGQVRFQGSGVTPTQYFGSGSQQYMPSGSQAQAEVRRLRDQIAQMQANTAEQIAEVQRKYEELQQQLRAEAAEREATAAAREAEARAMVAEQSKKYDDLQLQLQQMMHMFQQSQKPPS from the exons atg gagaaactaaaggagaagaaggcagAATATGAAGCGATTGTTTCGAGTGATaattctgttaatcttgagaacattgataacagaattatcactgaagttttgggtcctgaaaagtACGGtcaggttcgatttcaaggatctggtgttaccccgactcaatattttggatccggctcccagcaatacatgccttccggaagtcaagctcaagctgaagttcggaggttaagagaccagatagctcagatgcaagcgaacacggctgagcaaattgccgaggttcaacgaaaatatgaagaactccagcaacaacttagagcggaggcagcagagagggaggcaACGGCTGCAGCGAGAGAGGCAGAGGCACGAGCGATGGTAGCAGAGCAAAGCAAAAAGTACGAtgacctccagctacagcttcaacagatgatgcatatgtttcagcaatcgcaaaagccgccatcttag